The following are encoded together in the Phyllopteryx taeniolatus isolate TA_2022b chromosome 21, UOR_Ptae_1.2, whole genome shotgun sequence genome:
- the dtnbp1b gene encoding dystrobrevin binding protein 1b isoform X1, with product MRKDLRPGTSHPWPREGDSEARLSAIASDESSSSDSEAPSAAQSVMKRSRGFSTSFSFEEDPQLLSDDDDTQEEEGEEESAKELEKPDAFLGGSRPLRSGVLRPGDLWLAMSQCLAFRWPPCLSLNRPGKNLAAQSAGKQPSANENPSRPSPSRDRNVMREKEDVPTKGAKSGPAPFRGISRSSPTLPSTRLASDLASVLLERETFLRIELVDAGEGGEDSRFRAEWKLSETTEDLAEGVWFSRNQRTTD from the coding sequence ATGAGGAAGGACCTGAGGCCTGGAACCTCGCATCCGTGGCCCAGGGAAGGCGATTCCGAAGCTCGTTTGTCGGCTATCGCGTCGGATGAATCCTCGTCGTCTGATTCGGAGGCGCCGTCGGCGGCGCAGAGCGTGATGAAGAGGAGTCGGGGGTTCAGCACCTCTTTCAGCTTCGAGGAGGACCCCCAACTTCTGTCCGATGATGACGACACCCAAGAAGAAGAGGGAGAGGAGGAGTCGGCAAAGGAACTGGAGAAGCCCgatgcttttttggggggcagcCGACCTCTGAGATCAGGCGTCCTCCGGCCTGGAGACTTGTGGCTTGCCATGTCCCAGTGCCTGGCTTTCAGATGGCCTCCTTGTCTGTCACTCAACAGGCCGGGCAAGAACTTAGCGGCCCAATCGGCAGGCAAGCAGCCGTCAGCCAATGAGAACCCCTCGAGGCCGTCGCCCTCGCGTGACAGAAACGTGATGCGGGAGAAAGAGGACGTCCCAACCAAGGGGGCAAAAAGCGGCCCTGCCCCTTTTCGAGGGATCTCCCGGTCCTCGCCGACGTTGCCGAGCACCAGGCTAGCGTCAGACTTAGCATCTGTGCTGCTGGAGAGAGAAACATTCTTGCGTATTGAGCTGGTAGATGCCGGCGAGGGAGGGGAAGATTCCCGCTTTCGGGCCGAGTGGAAACTTTCCGAGACGACCGAGGACCTGGCGGAGGGCGTTTGGTTCTCACGGAACCAGAGGACCACGGATTGA